A genomic region of Ferviditalea candida contains the following coding sequences:
- a CDS encoding CgeB family protein has product MIKKRSPGRKRTIRITKIRRVRRPAVLQSSDGYQLGVYSGYKLGRRESVLRSLSRPDAENWKLKVLYVEEGLFNVNSGIIDALGGLVEELIVVGPFDDVVSIAQRECPDLVLVLNGVHGFNVVQVDTLRSKGFKTAVWFADDPYFTDKTKAYSLHYDYVFTHELACVSYYSRLGCKNVHYLPLAANPAVFKPEGMDPHYHTDICFIGTGFGNRIEMFNLITPRLRGRKIIFAGGLWSRLKDYHWLKDGVILSGVGPEESVRYYNGAKIVINLHRDPDSGMNNDRIQALSINPRTYEISACGAFQLTDVRHDLARLYTPGMDIETFGSAEELLQKIDFFLNNEHLRETIALRGLKTTYERHTYVHRLTQLLRTIYGPGKKFGTGNEIFLGKLQDLKGQAKTAAGFSMLGWREGYQCGWDNGYILGRSEAIARHTTTPAIPKRNLRIVYVTSGMGIPYSPIDTAVIDSLRDQVAELVVLKPTQNVASLSDKLRPDLVLVLNGMKFPLKQADAIRSKNIRTAVWLTDDPYYTDDTLDIAHHYDFVFTLELNCVPFYREHGCRNVYYLPFAADTRVFRPHRVEQDFRKEISFIGTAYWKRVTFFHPVIPFLASKNTHINGWWWDRLPNYHLISDKVALNDWMSPEKTADYYSGSKIIINLHRSIEEDSWNSNRTYKVPALSVNPRTFEINACATLQLTDVRSDLKNMYIPGEEIETYATPQELIQKVNYYLEHEEERRTIAWNGLRRTLSDHTYPARIHQLLSTLFG; this is encoded by the coding sequence ATGATAAAAAAACGGAGCCCGGGGCGGAAAAGGACAATCCGAATCACCAAAATCCGGCGTGTGCGGCGGCCCGCCGTCCTACAGAGCAGTGACGGTTACCAGCTTGGCGTATATTCAGGTTACAAGTTGGGACGCCGTGAGTCGGTACTGCGCAGCCTCTCCAGACCGGATGCGGAAAATTGGAAGCTGAAAGTGCTGTATGTTGAGGAAGGCCTGTTCAATGTGAACAGTGGAATTATCGATGCTCTGGGAGGGCTGGTCGAAGAATTGATTGTTGTTGGCCCCTTTGATGATGTGGTATCGATCGCCCAGCGCGAATGCCCTGATCTGGTGCTGGTTTTGAACGGCGTACACGGCTTTAATGTGGTCCAGGTCGATACACTCCGTTCCAAGGGCTTCAAAACCGCGGTATGGTTTGCCGATGATCCTTATTTTACCGACAAGACGAAAGCTTACTCGCTTCATTATGATTATGTGTTCACCCATGAACTGGCCTGCGTGTCTTATTACAGCCGGCTAGGCTGCAAAAACGTGCACTACCTCCCCTTGGCGGCCAATCCTGCAGTATTCAAACCAGAGGGAATGGACCCGCATTACCATACGGATATTTGTTTCATCGGAACTGGGTTTGGCAACCGGATCGAGATGTTTAACCTGATTACCCCCCGGCTGAGAGGAAGGAAAATCATCTTCGCAGGCGGGCTGTGGAGTAGGTTGAAGGACTACCATTGGCTGAAGGACGGCGTGATTCTCAGCGGGGTGGGCCCGGAGGAATCCGTCCGGTATTACAACGGAGCCAAAATCGTGATCAATCTTCATCGGGATCCGGACAGCGGCATGAACAATGATCGAATCCAAGCCTTGTCGATTAATCCGAGAACCTACGAAATCTCCGCCTGCGGGGCATTTCAATTGACGGATGTACGGCATGACCTCGCTCGGCTGTATACGCCGGGGATGGATATCGAAACGTTCGGTTCTGCGGAGGAGCTGCTGCAAAAAATTGATTTTTTCCTGAACAACGAGCATCTGCGGGAAACGATTGCGCTGCGCGGGTTGAAAACAACATACGAACGCCATACTTATGTCCATCGTCTTACACAGCTGCTGAGGACGATTTACGGACCAGGGAAAAAGTTCGGTACCGGAAATGAAATTTTTCTCGGGAAACTTCAGGATCTCAAGGGGCAAGCGAAAACCGCAGCTGGCTTCAGCATGCTGGGATGGCGCGAAGGCTATCAGTGCGGTTGGGATAACGGATATATTCTTGGCAGAAGCGAAGCAATCGCCCGCCACACTACGACTCCGGCAATTCCGAAAAGGAATCTGCGGATCGTCTATGTGACTTCCGGTATGGGTATTCCGTACAGTCCGATCGATACGGCTGTTATCGACAGCCTGCGCGACCAGGTTGCCGAACTGGTCGTTCTGAAGCCGACTCAGAATGTCGCCTCCTTGTCCGATAAGCTTCGTCCGGATCTCGTGCTGGTGTTGAACGGCATGAAATTCCCGCTGAAGCAAGCCGACGCGATCCGGTCCAAGAATATCCGCACCGCCGTCTGGTTGACGGATGATCCGTATTATACGGATGATACATTGGACATCGCCCATCATTATGATTTTGTCTTCACGTTGGAATTGAATTGCGTGCCATTTTATCGGGAGCATGGCTGCCGAAATGTCTATTATCTTCCTTTTGCCGCAGATACACGGGTATTCAGGCCTCATCGCGTAGAACAGGACTTTCGCAAGGAGATCAGCTTTATCGGAACCGCATATTGGAAGCGGGTGACGTTTTTTCATCCGGTCATTCCTTTTCTCGCATCAAAAAATACGCATATCAACGGGTGGTGGTGGGATCGGCTGCCCAACTATCATTTGATTTCCGACAAAGTGGCCCTGAATGATTGGATGTCGCCGGAAAAGACGGCGGACTATTATTCGGGTTCGAAAATTATCATCAACCTGCACCGTTCCATTGAGGAGGATTCTTGGAATTCAAACCGGACATACAAAGTTCCCGCCCTTTCCGTGAATCCGCGAACTTTTGAAATCAATGCGTGTGCCACACTGCAGCTCACTGACGTCCGAAGCGATTTGAAAAACATGTATATTCCCGGAGAGGAGATCGAAACGTACGCCACTCCTCAGGAATTGATTCAAAAAGTCAATTATTATCTCGAGCATGAGGAAGAACGAAGGACCATTGCTTGGAACGGATTGAGACGCACTTTGTCGGATCACACGTATCCGGCGCGCATCCATCAACTGCTGTCAACACTGTTCGGTTGA
- a CDS encoding dTDP-4-dehydrorhamnose 3,5-epimerase family protein codes for MIEGVRTKSLIKHCDDRGYFAELLREDDAMFERFGQASQSMSYPGVIKAFHYHEHQDDIWHFASGNAQVVLHDLRRESPTFGQTDVHYLGEQNPCLLFIPRGVAHGYRVLGNMPAVIIYFTNTAYDPRNPDEHRIPYDDESIGFNWQTKFR; via the coding sequence ATGATCGAAGGTGTAAGAACGAAAAGCTTGATCAAGCATTGTGACGACCGGGGATATTTTGCGGAACTGCTCCGGGAGGATGACGCAATGTTCGAGAGATTCGGCCAGGCTTCCCAATCGATGTCCTATCCCGGTGTGATCAAGGCCTTCCACTATCATGAGCATCAGGACGATATTTGGCATTTTGCATCCGGAAACGCCCAAGTTGTACTGCATGACCTGCGCCGTGAGTCGCCGACATTCGGACAGACGGATGTTCACTATTTAGGGGAACAAAATCCGTGTCTTCTTTTCATTCCGCGGGGCGTTGCACATGGATATCGCGTCCTCGGGAATATGCCTGCCGTCATTATCTACTTTACAAATACCGCTTATGATCCGCGAAACCCGGATGAACATCGGATTCCGTATGATGATGAGTCCATCGGCTTCAATTGGCAGACAAAATTTCGCTGA
- the rfbD gene encoding dTDP-4-dehydrorhamnose reductase, producing MNDSSQKLLKDELQSMRVMITGASGQLGYDLIRTLNSRHRLNALSRRQLDVTDEEAVQSAVQKFRPDVIIHTAAYTDVDGAESAREQAFAVNGAGTRNVAVAAEQAGTRMVYISTDYVFDGKGKSPYTEFETPSPINVYGKSKLAGEHYVQMFCSRYYIVRTAWLYGIAGQNFVTRIISLASDKGKISAVVDQIGSPTYTLDLAEWIGFLILTRKYGIYHAVNQGFCSRYEWVRAVLEDIRADGVKLLPARADEFKMPAARPAYAPLDGLAARVSGLPAIRNWRSALRAFINEDLHWNSSNRRGDQKR from the coding sequence ATGAACGATTCTTCCCAAAAGCTGCTGAAGGACGAATTACAATCAATGCGAGTGATGATTACCGGCGCCTCGGGTCAGCTGGGATACGACCTCATCCGCACACTGAATTCCCGGCACCGCCTGAACGCGCTGTCCCGGCGGCAGTTGGACGTTACAGATGAAGAGGCGGTCCAGTCGGCTGTCCAAAAATTTAGACCGGACGTGATCATCCACACTGCCGCCTATACCGATGTAGACGGAGCGGAATCCGCCCGGGAGCAGGCATTTGCCGTTAATGGCGCAGGCACCCGCAATGTCGCCGTGGCCGCAGAGCAGGCGGGCACCCGCATGGTGTATATCAGCACGGACTATGTATTTGACGGCAAGGGGAAAAGTCCGTATACGGAATTCGAGACCCCTTCCCCTATCAATGTTTACGGAAAATCCAAGCTGGCCGGCGAACACTACGTCCAGATGTTCTGCAGCCGCTATTATATCGTCCGTACCGCCTGGCTGTATGGGATCGCCGGGCAAAATTTCGTGACCCGAATCATTTCACTGGCCTCGGATAAAGGAAAAATATCTGCGGTTGTCGATCAAATCGGTTCTCCGACCTATACGCTCGATTTGGCGGAATGGATCGGGTTCTTGATTCTAACCCGCAAATATGGAATCTATCATGCGGTGAACCAAGGATTTTGCTCCCGGTACGAGTGGGTGCGGGCAGTTCTCGAAGACATCCGAGCGGACGGGGTAAAGCTCCTGCCTGCAAGAGCCGACGAGTTTAAGATGCCGGCGGCAAGACCCGCCTATGCACCGCTCGACGGGCTGGCGGCCCGAGTAAGCGGACTGCCTGCAATCAGGAATTGGCGTTCGGCGCTGAGGGCGTTTATCAATGAGGATTTGCATTGGAATTCAAGCAATCGAAGAGGTGACCAGAAACGATGA
- the rfbB gene encoding dTDP-glucose 4,6-dehydratase, with amino-acid sequence MERWNADRETKILVTGGMGFIGSNFILYMLEQYPRMMIYNLDALTYAGNADNLSHIGSHPKYRFVQGDIGDRKLVESVMDEGIGAVVHFAAESHVDRSIRNPVPFIRTNVNGTQCLLEAARKRGVGKFVHVSSDEVYGTLGEQGFFTEDSPLAPNSPYSASKASSDLIARAYFRTFGFPVVVTRCSNNYGPRQFPEKLIPMMIEQAMTDSPIPLYGDGLNVRDWIHVEDHCRAIDIVMQGGKPGDVYNVGGNNERTNLEVARIVLSQLGKPESLIQFVDDRPGHDRRYAIKAEKIRKQLNWSARYSFEQGIKQTVEWYLQNPEWLRRIRSGEYLHTHPQYNKGGTVG; translated from the coding sequence ATGGAACGGTGGAACGCAGACCGGGAAACAAAAATTTTGGTAACCGGGGGAATGGGCTTTATTGGCAGCAATTTCATCCTGTACATGCTGGAGCAATATCCCCGGATGATGATTTACAATTTGGACGCGCTGACTTACGCGGGAAACGCCGACAATCTGTCGCATATCGGATCGCATCCGAAATACCGCTTTGTCCAGGGCGATATCGGCGACAGGAAGCTCGTCGAATCGGTTATGGACGAAGGAATCGGGGCAGTCGTCCACTTCGCGGCGGAGTCTCATGTGGACCGGAGCATCCGCAATCCGGTGCCCTTCATACGCACCAACGTGAACGGCACCCAATGTCTGCTCGAAGCGGCCAGAAAACGCGGCGTCGGCAAATTCGTGCATGTTTCCTCTGACGAAGTCTACGGCACGCTGGGGGAACAGGGCTTTTTCACAGAGGATTCTCCGCTTGCGCCCAACAGTCCATATTCAGCCAGTAAAGCATCGTCCGACCTAATTGCCCGTGCGTATTTCCGGACATTCGGTTTTCCGGTCGTCGTCACCCGGTGCTCCAATAATTACGGACCCCGACAGTTTCCGGAAAAGCTCATCCCGATGATGATTGAGCAAGCGATGACCGATTCGCCCATTCCTTTATACGGGGATGGATTGAACGTACGCGACTGGATCCATGTAGAGGATCACTGCAGAGCCATTGATATCGTAATGCAGGGCGGAAAACCGGGAGACGTTTACAATGTCGGGGGAAACAATGAACGGACAAATCTGGAGGTGGCCCGTATCGTGCTGAGCCAATTGGGCAAGCCGGAATCGTTGATTCAGTTTGTTGACGATAGACCGGGTCACGATCGCAGGTATGCCATCAAGGCTGAAAAAATCCGCAAACAGCTGAATTGGAGTGCCAGGTATTCCTTTGAACAGGGGATCAAACAGACCGTTGAATGGTATTTGCAGAATCCGGAATGGCTGCGCAGGATCCGTTCAGGGGAGTACTTGCACACTCATCCCCAATATAACAAAGGGGGGACGGTCGGATGA
- a CDS encoding sugar phosphate nucleotidyltransferase has protein sequence MKGVILAGGTGTRLYPLTKLMNKHLLPIGKHPMIHYAIDKLKEAEITDILLITGKQSAGLYTDYLGSGKDWGVSLNFKIQDEAGGIAQALSLAESYISREEKFVMILGDNLFEDNLKPYVERFKQQPNGAMVLLKKVPDPKRYGVPLIHGGKIVKIDEKPEKPLSNFCVTGIYMYDGGVFDVIRTVQPSQRGELEITDVNNAYAVNDLLSFSVLEGWWSDAGTFESLHEAQNVLSRGRERG, from the coding sequence TTGAAGGGTGTTATTCTGGCAGGGGGAACAGGTACCAGGCTGTATCCGTTGACGAAGCTTATGAACAAGCACCTGCTTCCGATCGGTAAACATCCGATGATCCACTACGCGATAGACAAACTGAAAGAAGCGGAAATCACGGATATTTTGCTGATAACTGGTAAACAGTCCGCCGGTCTGTATACGGATTATTTGGGCAGCGGAAAAGATTGGGGAGTCAGCTTGAATTTTAAAATTCAGGATGAGGCAGGAGGAATTGCCCAAGCTTTATCCTTGGCGGAGAGCTATATATCACGTGAAGAAAAATTTGTCATGATTCTCGGTGACAATCTGTTTGAAGACAATCTGAAACCCTATGTGGAGAGATTCAAGCAGCAGCCCAATGGCGCCATGGTACTGCTTAAGAAAGTCCCAGACCCAAAGCGGTATGGTGTTCCGCTGATTCACGGCGGTAAAATCGTCAAAATTGATGAGAAACCGGAGAAGCCGTTATCGAACTTTTGCGTAACCGGGATTTATATGTACGACGGCGGCGTGTTTGACGTCATTCGCACCGTTCAGCCCTCACAGCGGGGGGAACTTGAAATTACCGATGTCAACAACGCTTATGCTGTCAACGATCTTTTGTCCTTCAGCGTCCTTGAAGGCTGGTGGAGCGATGCGGGAACGTTCGAATCTCTTCACGAGGCGCAGAATGTTCTTTCTCGGGGAAGGGAGAGGGGATGA
- a CDS encoding glycosyltransferase family 2 protein — MGLNYTASQGLEKMAGEAVREKKRGQAPKRRLLGRSIGPKGKGKRSIGRKRLSATKPVTAVIVAMNHEKSIAGVLKEVRRLPLKETIVIINGSSDRTFKKARKNSDGIIVSLPEPLTMEQIRLLGARLARTDRLVILHSDLPVTAETLAAVTAVSESPNIAAPTGEILDNSLLSVNEAVTNTSIIIPTYNGKELLAGCIRSIREHTGVPHQIIVVDNGSTDGTAEFCLQEKVLLISLPQNEGYPRACNLGMKAADGKNLLLLNNDVVVTKNWLDRLLACLQSDAKTGIVGPMTNYATGKQKVPSVPYRGLEGMQRFAEQWNHPDPRRWLQVNRIVGLCFLMRRTVVETIGWLDERFSPGYYEDDDYCHRARLAGYRVMLAGDVFVHHYGSRSFGRGNSRKRLLLKKNRRKFIGKWGFDPLLLRRRRGRPIV; from the coding sequence ATGGGGTTAAACTACACTGCAAGTCAGGGTTTGGAGAAGATGGCAGGTGAAGCCGTGAGGGAGAAAAAACGTGGACAGGCGCCTAAGCGTCGTCTCCTTGGAAGGAGCATCGGTCCGAAAGGTAAAGGTAAGCGCAGCATCGGCCGGAAACGGTTGTCCGCAACCAAACCGGTTACGGCAGTGATCGTCGCCATGAATCACGAGAAGTCTATTGCCGGCGTACTTAAGGAGGTTCGAAGGCTGCCTTTGAAGGAAACGATTGTGATCATCAACGGTTCGTCCGATCGAACGTTCAAGAAAGCCAGGAAGAATTCCGACGGGATTATAGTTTCTCTTCCCGAACCGTTGACAATGGAGCAAATTCGGTTGCTGGGAGCAAGGCTGGCAAGGACAGATCGATTGGTAATTCTTCATTCGGATCTTCCCGTCACTGCAGAAACTCTTGCTGCGGTAACGGCCGTTTCCGAATCGCCGAACATTGCCGCCCCAACCGGTGAAATCCTTGATAATAGTCTATTATCCGTAAATGAAGCGGTGACAAATACCAGCATCATTATCCCCACCTACAATGGAAAAGAGCTTTTGGCCGGATGCATTCGCTCGATCCGGGAGCATACGGGTGTTCCCCATCAAATTATTGTAGTTGACAACGGCTCCACCGACGGCACGGCAGAATTCTGTCTGCAGGAGAAGGTTTTGCTCATCTCATTGCCGCAAAACGAAGGATACCCGAGAGCCTGCAATTTGGGCATGAAAGCGGCTGACGGGAAAAATTTGCTCCTTCTGAACAATGATGTTGTCGTCACGAAAAACTGGCTGGATCGTTTGCTCGCTTGTCTTCAAAGTGATGCGAAGACAGGTATTGTCGGACCGATGACGAACTACGCCACCGGAAAGCAAAAGGTGCCAAGCGTTCCTTACCGCGGCTTGGAAGGAATGCAGCGGTTTGCCGAACAATGGAACCACCCCGATCCGCGACGTTGGCTGCAAGTGAACCGGATTGTCGGATTGTGCTTTCTGATGAGGCGGACCGTTGTTGAAACGATCGGTTGGCTGGACGAACGTTTTTCCCCGGGATATTACGAGGATGACGATTACTGCCACAGGGCCAGGCTGGCCGGTTACCGGGTGATGTTGGCCGGCGATGTGTTCGTTCATCATTACGGAAGCCGCAGTTTTGGCCGGGGAAATTCCCGGAAAAGGCTGCTGTTGAAAAAGAACCGCCGAAAATTCATCGGGAAATGGGGTTTCGATCCCCTGCTTCTCAGAAGAAGGAGGGGGCGGCCGATAGTTTAA